The genomic window ACCGTTTGTACCCTCTTGTGCTGTATATTTATCCGAAGATAAGGACACCAACATTTCTTTTGCTTGTGCTACATAATATTTTTTGGTTTTAGCCGAGCTATATTGCCCCAATTCTAATAACGCAGAGGCGATGACCGCAGCGGCAGATGCGTCTCTATATGTATTGGGTATCTCTTTAGCATTGAAATCCCAATACGGAATTTTATCTGCTGGCAAGGTTGGATTATTTAAGATGTACTTAGCAATATTTTGGGCGAAATTAAGATACTGTTTATCTTTAGTAAACCTGTACATTAACGTGTAGCCATATAGCGCCCAGCCTTGTCCGCGGCTCCAAGCAGTTTCATCTCCAGCGCCTTGGGCAGTTCCTTTTTTAATTACCTTGCCATTCAACATATCGTAATCAACTACGTGGTACGAGCTAAAATCTGGCCTAAAATGGTTAGCTAATGTAGCATTAGCATGGTTTAAAGCTATTTCCCTATATTTTTGGTCTCCCCCGTTTTGTGCTACCCACAACAACAACTCTAAATTCATCAAATTATCAATAATTACAGGGCCTTTCCAGCTTTTGTTAGAATTCCAAGATTGAATAACTTTCGCATCTGGCCTGTAACGTGTTACAAGAGAAGCCGCGGCAGTATCTATCGTTTTTTTGTATTCCGGAATTTTTGTTAAGCGATAGGCGTTTCCAAAACTACAGTACATCATAAAGCCCAAATCATGGTTACCAGTATAATGTTTTTCCTTTTCTAGGGTAGCCAAACGCTGCTCTGCTTCCTTTAATACCGACTGATCTTTTGTGTATTCATAGATGTAGAGCAAAGAACCCGGATAAAACCCGCTACACCACCACTTGGTATCACTGGTTTCAAACTTATTGCTTTTGGCATAAAAGGTTTTTGGCATACGGCCCATGGGAGTATTACTGGCCAGTATACGGTATTGCCTTTCGGCAAACTTAAACTGCTTATCAATTAACTGGCGCATATCATCGCTTGAGTTTTGCGACTTTACATGGGTACAGGTAAAAAACAACAACAGATAAAAGGCTATTCTTTTAGTAGCCTTGGTTATTTTAAATTCTCCGATATTCATTTTACAGGTCATTTATGTACTTAGGGATGGATAAATCTTTTTTATTTTATACGATTGATTAAAACTTTAGACGCGTTTAATTGCTACCTTACAAGACCATTCAAAACTGAAAATTTACGTTTAAAAAAAGGGGTAGAATCCTAAAAGAAAGGGTAGAAAAATCAAAAAAACAAATCCATAAACTTCGTTTTTATTGCAAGCAGCTCAAATTTTCAGTTATTATTCTTTATTTTTATGGGACTACAACAAACCTTTACTTGCTATTTCTCATGAGATTTAATTCTTCTGTAGGCATTTTCTTTTTTTTGCTTTCCATCAACGTGCTTTTCTCGGCCAAGGCACAGCGTAACTTAAATTTCTCGAACTTAACGGTAGAAAATGGACTGTCTCAAAATTCGGTAATGGCAATAACCCAAGATAGTACCGGCGTAATATGGCTGGGCACTAGGCAGGGCATTAACAGATATGATGGGTATCACTTTAAAAATTATAGTAAAAGCAATACTGACAAAAAAGGTAACGAGCAAGAAGAAATCACTTCTTTAATAACCGACTATACTGGAACCTTATGGGCGGGTACCGATACCGGACTACAAAAATATAATCTCAAAAAAGATAGATTTGAAAAGTTAGCACAGTTAAACAATGAGCTTATAGAATTACTATATCAAGATGATGACAAAAACTTATGGATTGGCACGCAGAAGGGCTTAAAACTATTAATCGACCGTAATCAGCATAAATTCAAAACCTTTCTTTTTAGTAAAAAGGCAGAAGATCCAATAAATAGTGTTTTTGCAATATGTAAAGATAAAACTGGCCATATTTGGGTAGGTACCGGCAATGGGCTCATACAGGCAACCTATAGAAAGGGCATTTTCAGTTTCAAAAAAATCAACTTTCTTACTCAGCCAATAAGTGGCTACATCACCGCCATAGCGAAAGATAAAAATCAGCATACTTGGGTAGGCACAACCAATGGCCTTTATTTATTAAACAACAAGGGACAGCTTTCTAGAACTTTTTTTCACACCGAAGGGATTGTAAATTCGCTGGTTCATAATGATATTAGAGAGCTTATGCCCAGTGATGATGGCACCCTGTGGATTGGGACACAGAACGGCCTAAGTATTTTTAACCCTTCTACTCGGTTTATTCAACAACTACCAGCATAACCCAGAAACAACAGGTAGTATTAGCCATAATTCTATTCATCATCTATTTAAAGATAGAAATAAAAATATTTGGATTGGCACTTATTTTGGCGGTGTAAACGTCATTTATCCTGTATCAACAAACTTTAAGGTTTATCGTAATGGCAAATCGGCCAATAGCATTAGCGGAAATGTAGTAAGCGCCATTGCCGAGGGCAAACCTAATCAACTATGGATTGGAACCGAAGGCGCAGGTTTAAATCTGTTCAACAAAGCCTCTAACTCCTTTAGTAATTACAAACACGATCCCGGCAATTACAACAGTATCAGTTCTAACCTTGTTAAAATACTAACGAAAAACAGATACGATGACCATAATTTAACTATCGGCACACATAGGGGCGTCATCAACATATTGAATACATCTACCGGAAAATTTCAAAGAATTGCAAATGTAAAAGACAATAAGGGCACCATCGGTTCCGCAGAAATAATTGCCTTGGCTTATGACGCAACCGGAACACTTTGGGTTGGTTCTATGAACGGGATAACCACTTTAAAAAGCAAAGACGGGGTGTACCCCAGCCAAACAACTCGCAGCCCAATAAATGATGCGCTTAAAAACAAAGGGATACTTCATCTCTTTGCAGACTCTAAGGAAAACCTTTGGATTGGAACTTCTACAGGACTTTATAGATATAATTTAAACAAAAAGCAACTTACCAGTTTTAACGAAGCAAACAATTCCGATAGCCTACAATCAGACTATATTAATTGTGTAACAGAAAATGCAAATGGCGAGCTGCTCATTGGCACCAATTCTGGAGGACTAAGCATTTACGACACCAAACGCAATACTTTTAAAACCTTCACAGAAAATGATGGACTAGTTAACAACAATGTATTAGGCATAATTGAAGACAATAGTGGAAATTTATGGATCAGTACCGCTAACGGACTATCGGAGTTTAACCCCAAAACCAAGCGATTTAGAAACTACACCAAAAGTGATGGTTTAGCAGGCAATGAGTTTAACAACCGCTCCTATTTTAAAGACAGTAGCGGAGAAATTTTCTTTGGAGGCATTAACGGACTTACCTCGTTTTATCCAACAGAAATACAATCTAACAACTATATATCTCCCTTAGTATTTACCGGTTTACGGCTTTTTAATAAACCAGTAAACGTGGACGAAGAAAACGGTATTCTAAAAAATAATTTAAACCTTACCGAAGAGCTAGATTTTAGTTACGACCAAAATAATTTTACGTTAGAATTTTCATTGCTCAACTACGTAAAACCCGATAAAAACAAGTATGCTTACAAACTAGAAGGGTATGATAAGGAGTGGAAGTTCGATTCTACTCCCATTGCATCTTATACCAACCTGCCATCTGGCAACTATCGATTTGTAGTAAAAGGAATAAACAACGATGGTATTCCGGGCAGCGCCATACGTGCTTTAAAGATCCATATCAACCCTGCTCCGTGGCTATCTTGGTGGGCTTATCTAGGCTATGCCATCGTATTATCGGGCATTTTATTTTTAACGTTACGATATTTCTTTATTCGTGCCTTGTTAAAAAGAACCGAAAATGTTCAACAGATGAAACTGAAGTTTTTCACACATGTATCTCATGAAATTAGAACTCCCTTAACACTCATTTTAGGCCCATTAGAATCGCTCCTTAAAAATACAGCCCACCTACCAGAGCTTCACCAACAGGTAGTACCTATTAAAAATAATGCAGATAGATTGCTTAGGTTAATTACCGAGTTAATGGACTTTAGAAAAACAGAAACCGGCAACATGAAGCTACATCTGGAAGAGCTTGATATTGTACAATTTATACAGTATATATTCAATGCTTTTAAAGATTTAGCTACCAGTAAGCACATCAATTACCGCATCGAAACACCCGCACAGCCCATACAGGTATGGATAGATAGGGTACAGCTAGAGAAGGTATTTTTCAATTTATTGTCTAACGCTTTTAAGTTTACCAGCGATAACGGAATGATTAGCGTTACCGTAAAAGACATTGAACAGCAGGTAAGCATAGAAATTAGGGACAATGGTATAGGAATACCAGAAAGCAGTAAGGATAAACTTTTCAGTGATTTTTTCCAGATAGACACCCTGGCTCGGGGCATATTGGTTCGGGTATTGGCCTGGCATTATCTAAAAGTATAGTAGTAGCCCATGGTGGAAAAATTGCGATTGACAGTAGGCAGGAAACACCAGAAAAACCTGGCGACACCAAGTTTACTGTTACCTTAAAAAAAGGCAAATTGGCAATCAATGCAGATTATGAAGAAACAAACAGCACTCCTACTAACAGCCTCTACCAAGTTAATGTGCCCAAAAATACAGTAACAGAAGTAACCGGAGCTGGAGCTGTATTTGAAGAGACCATATTAATTGTAGAAGATAACCCAGAGATTAGGCAAATGCTACGTGGTTTTTTATCGCCATTTTATCATGTTGTAGAGGCCGAAAACGGACAAATAGGTTGGGAAACTGCTACAGAGTTACTTCCAGACCTTGTAATTTGCGATATCATGATGCCTGTTATGAACGGTTTAGAATTGTGTGGCAGCTTAAAAACAGACGAACGAACAGCGCACATTCCAGTAATTTTACTTACAGCAATGGATTCGCATCTTCAAATGGTAGATGGTCTTGAAACTGGTGCAGATATCTATATTACCAAACCTTTTAGCACAGAACTGCTTTTACTTAACGTTCGAAATTTGCTCCAGGCCAGAAAAATGATGCGAAAGAAATTTACTGAAGAAGTAAACCTTAAACCTCAAGACATCACTATAAACAAAGCTGATCATGACTTCATGTTAAAAGTAGTTCAGTTTGTGGATGATAAAATGGCCGACCAACATTTTGTAATACAAGATTTAGCTAATGAGGTAGGCATGAGCCAACCAGTGCTTTATAAGAAAATAAGAGCAGTTACAGACCTTTCCGTGAATGATTTCATCAAATCTATTCGCTTAAAGAAGGCGCTCTCCCTATTAGAAACAAATCAATACAATATCTCCGAAATCTCCTATTTAGTGGGCTTCAACGATGCCAAGTATTTCAGTAGGGAATTCAAAAAACAATTCGGCTATACGCCTACGGAATATTTGAAAAAAATACAATCTAACAATGACACGGTCTCGTAGAGAAATTACTTGTAGGTTTGTAAGATGCTGAAAAAATTGGCGATGGAGCTCATAAAATGAAATTTTACAGGGACCATAAGCATATAAATTTGAGAAACAGCATTTGATCTTATATATAAAAATAGCATGGCCGGTATCTATATCCACATCCCTTTCTGTAAAAAAGCTTGCACCTATTGCGATTTCCACTTTACCACCTCAACAAAATACCTTAACGAGATGGTTAAAGCAATTTGCAAAGAAATCATATTTAAGAAAAATAGGCTAGCGCAACAACAAATTGGCAGCATCTATTTTGGTGGAGGAACACCTTCTGTATTACCAACGGCCGCATTGCAGCAAATCCTTGCTACCATAGAAAATCACTTTTCTATTTCTTCGGATGCAGAAATTACCTTAGAAGCAAATCCCGACGACCTTACAGCTTTGAAAATTGCTGAACTGAGAAAATTACCTGTTAATCGTTTCAGCATTGGCACACAATCTTTTTTTAACGAAGATCTAGTTTGGATGAACCGTGCCCACAACGCACAAGAAGCAACGGATTGTATTAAGCGCAGTCAGGATGCTGGGTTTGAAAACCTTACTATAGATTTAATTTATGGCTATCCCCTACTCACTAACGAAAAGTGGAAAACCAACATTCAAACTGCAATTGAACTTCAGGTGCCACACTTGTCGGCTTATTCGCTTACGGTGGAGGCTAAAACAGCTTTGGCAAACGCCATTGAAAAAGGCAAACAGCCAGATATTAGTGATGAACAAAGCGCAGAACAGTTTATGATGCTCGTTGATACGGTTACCGCAAGCGGCTTTGAGCACTACGAAATTTCTAATTATAGCTTACCCGGAAAATACGCCGTACATAATACCAATTATTGGAGAGGTGTCGCGTATTTAGGCATTGGCCCTTCGGCCCATGGTTTTGATGGGCACGATAGATACATCAATATTGCCAACAATGCCAAATACATGGAAAGCCTGTTTAAAGGAGAGCTTCTAGAAACTGTAGAGCAACTCAGCAGCACTGATAAATTTAATGAATACGTAATGACCTCTTTAAGAACGATGTGGGGCTTAAACTTAGAAAAAGTTGCGAGTGATTTTGGCAAGAACTACGTAGATCAAATTCAGAAACTTATGAAGAACTTTGTTGCCGACGGACAATTACTGAACGAGGGCAATGTGATTAAACTTACCAACAAAGGAAAATTATTTGCAGATGGTATTGCTGCAGCATTCTTCGTGGATGAGGAAGATTTTAACTAATCCAAGTTGGTATAGTTTTACTTAATCCTAACGCAACAGTTATCAGCTCCTATTTTTTAAAATCGTAATTTTGAGACATGAAACCATCATGATTTATCCACGCATACCGCGAAAAAAATCATGATCGCTTCAGAACCATTATAAAACAAGGCTTAAAAACATGAAAGATAAAGTTATTTGGATTACTGGCGCTTCATCGGGTATTGGCGAAGCATTGGTTTACGAGCTAGCTAATGCAGGTGCAAAACTGATTATTTCTTCTCGCAACCGCGATGAACTTTTTCGTGTAAAACAAAAATGCCGCAACCAAATAGATACCCACGTACTTTCGTTAGATTTAGAAGACAGCGAAAGCCTTCCCAAAAAAGCCGAAGAAGCCATCCGTATTTATGGTCGTATCGACATCCTGATTAACAGCGGCGGGATCAGTCAAAGAGCTTTAGCCCTAGCAACCGATTTAAAAACCGAAAAACGTTTCATGGATATCAATTTTTGGGGCACTGTAATTTTAAGTAAAGCCGTGTTGCCTCAAATGATTAGACAAGATTCTGGCTCAATTGTATGCGTGAGTAGTTTAGTCGGCAAATTTGGCACCAGTTTACGTTCGGCATATTCAGCTTCCAAACATGCATTGCACGGCTATTTCGAATCATTAAGAATTGAACTGGACAGCACCAATATCCACATTTTATTAGCTTGCCCTGGATTCATCAAAACCAACGTTACCATCAATGCCTTAACTGCCGATGGTAGTAAGCAAGGCACTATGGACCAAGCGCAAGAAAATGGAATGCCAGCAGCAGAATGCGCTAAACAAATCATCAAAGCTATTCAAAAGAAAAAAGATGAGGTTTATATTGGCGGCAAGGAAGTAAAAGGTGTGTTATTAAAACGTCTATTTCCTTCGTATTTTACTAAAATTATTAAAAAAGCGAAAGTAACTTAACTGCTAATATTCGCCACAGATACACAAATAAAGATGATGCGTTTTTTTAATCAATATTGATTTCAGAGACTCAATCTGTGCATCTGTGGCTAATTAAGATGATATCAATCATTTTATTCACTTTTTATCTTAATCTGATTACACGTTTTCATTTTAAAATTACAACTTTGTACTGATTACATTTATCGCAATATTAATCAGCAGTTTACATAAAATAAACAATGAGCTTCAATTTAAAACCAGTAGACACTGTAGAAACCATCACTCCCGAGGACTTTAAGAAGAACTATCTTAAGAAAAAACGTCCTTTGGTGATTAAAGGCCTTACTAAAGACTGGCCTGCTAGAGAGAAATGGACTACCGAATATTTGAAGGAAATTGGCGGCGATTTGGAAGTGCCTCTTTACGACAACTCAAAGGCAGATCCGAGCAAACCTATCAATGCTGCCACTGCGCACATGAAGTTTGGCGACTACCTAGATTTAATTAAGCGTGAGCCTACCGAGTTAAGGATATTTTTTTCAACCTATTTAAGAAAGTTCCAAGCTTAATCAACGATATCAAAATCCCAAAAGATTTAATGGGCGGTTTTATTGAAAGTATGCCAGCTATGTTTTTTGGTGGTTCAAATTCGGTAACTTTCCTACACTACGATATCGATTTACCTCATATTTTCCATACGCACTTTGGCGGCCGTAAGCACATTATTTTGTTCGATTATAAGTGGAAAAAACGTTTGTACTGCTTGCCAAATGCAACTTACGCCTTAGAAGATTATAAGGTAGACAATCCAGATTTCGAGAAATTTCCTTCGCTAAATGGCATTGAAGGCTACGAGGTTTATTTAGAACATGGCGATACTTTATTTATGCCAACCGGCATGTGGCACTGGATGAAATACGTTGATGGTTCTTTCTCGCTAAGTTTAAGAGCTTGGGACCAATCTATCACTCGTAAAGTGGCCAGCGTTTGGAGTTTATTTAGACATGGTGCGGTAGACAGCTTAATCAAAATGGCATTTAAAGAAAAATATGCGCATTGGCGAGAGAAAAAAGCCATACAAAGAGCCGAAAATGCTTACGCAAAAGGTAAACTTTAAAATAATTAGAAAAGCAAATTCAGCGGGGCATCGGTTACGGTAGCCCCGCTTTCACTTCTATCTTTTTTGTTGACATCATCACAACCTGTTGTCACGCTGAGTTTATCGAAGCGTCTACAAGTAACAAACAAATCCTTCGACAAGCTCAGGATGACAATCACCAAAAAAGGATAATCGCTCAATCGGGTTTATTGCACAAAAACTTATGCAAATCTTGGCGTTCTTTGCGTACCTCTTCTTTTACTTTACGGCTAATTTTAACGCAATGGTTTTTAGGAATTTGCTAATAACGCAAAGAAGAAGTAAAAAACACTCCAATCTCATAAACGTAAAAATAATTGTGCCTTTATCAATCGCTTAGTAATTTCGCAGCACGATGGAAGAGAAAAAAATGAGCGAAAAAGAAAAGATGCTAGCTGGTAAAGCTTATCAAGCTGGAGACAACGAACTGGCCAACGACAGGTTAAAAGCACGTGAAATTGTTTTCGAGTTCAACAACCTGCCTCCGAAGCAAATTAAACAGCGCAAGCAGCTCATCAAAAAACTTTTTGGCAAAACCGAAACTATGTTTTATGTAGAACCACCCTTTCGTTGCGATTATGGTTACAACATTGAAATTGGCGACCATTTCTACAGCAATTTCAACCTCACTATTTTAGACTGCGCCAAGGTAACTATTGGTAGCCATGCTTTTATTGGTCCAAATGTGGCTATCTACACCGCTGGCCATCCACTACACCAACACTTACGTGATCAAGAGCACGAATGGGCACAACCTATTACCATTGGCGATAGCGTGTGGCTAGGCGGTAATGTAGTCATCAACCCTGGCGTAACAATTGGCAGCAATGTAGTTATCGGTTCTGGCAGTGTAGTTACCAAAGATATTCCTGATAATGTATTTGCGGCTGGCAATCCTTGCAAAGTAATTAGAGCAATTACCGATGCCGACAAAGATTTTTATTACAAAAATTATAAACTAGGCGAATAAAACAATCCTTTTCAAGTTAAACTTCGTAAGTACTTTTAAAACACACATGAACTCACAAATAGAAAAAATAAACCAACAAGCGGCTCAGTTAAAAGCACAAATTGTAAACCATAAAGTATATACACAAATTGGCGATTTGCCAGCACTTCGCATCTTCATGGAGCATCATATCTACGCCGTTTGGGATTTCATGTCGTTATTAAAAGCACTACAAATTAATCTGACCTGCACTACTCTTCCTTGGTTTCCGGTAGGCAATGCCAAAACTCGCCAATTGATTAATGAGATTGTAGCTGGAGAAGAATCAGACTTAGACGCTGATGGTGGTATTAAAAGTCATTTCGAATTGTACTTAGATGCGATGGAGCAAGTAGGCGCTAACACCAAACCTATTACCACTTTCATTAGTGCTTTGCAAAATGGAGCTACTTTTCAAGAAGCGTATGCCCAAGCCGAAGTTCCGTTAGCAGCTCAACAATTTATGGATAGCACCTTTGCGGTAATCAACGCTGGCAAAAACCATGCAACTGCGGCGGCTTTTACTTTCGGGAGGGAAGATTTAATTCCAAATATGTTTCATACCATGGTAAACGATTTGAACAGCAAACATCCAGATCAAGTAACCATTTTCAAGTATTATTTAGATAGACACATTGAGGTAGATGGCGATCATCATAGTCATTTGGCTTTAACTATGACTAGCGAATTGTGCAAAACCGAAGAAGCTTGGAACGAAGCTGCAGCAGTTGTAAAAGAAGCGTTGCAACAGCGAATTGCTTTATGGGATGCTGCGCTAGAAGAAATCGAAAACGTGGTAATGACAGCTTAAAATTGTTTCCAAACTCTTTTTTTGATAACTTAGTACAAATTAACAGTGATGGAAAATTTTGCAACATATATCAATATCGACCCAAACATCAGATTTGGTAAACCTTGCATTAAAGGTACTCGAATAAGCATTCAAGATATCCTAGGCTGGCTGGCTTCTGGGATGTCTAATGAAGAAATTTTATCCGATTTCCCTCAATTAGAATCGAACACATTAAAGCTGCACTAGCATTTGCAGCCAATAGTGAGACTAGAACTCGCTTAATTTCCGCTTAACATGAAAATATTGCTAGATGCAAATATTTCGTTCAAACTAAAGTTTAAACTATCAAAATATTTTACTGAAGTAGAACATGTTGAAAGGATAAATATCCAGCAACCAGCTACTGACAATGATATCTGGCAATGGGCAAAATCAAAAAATGCCATTATTATTACCAATGATGACGACTTCTATCACTTCTCCAATTTGTATGGATTTCCGCCAAAGGTAATTTTATTGAGAACTGGAAATCAATCTACCAACCATCTAGGAGAAATTTCAGAAAAGCATATCCAAGATATGATCAATCTTTCGGAAGATACAGAAACTGGTTTGCTTGAGATTTTTGATCAGCAAAACTCTTATCAAAAATTTAGGCTATCTTCAATGTAAGATTAACCTTTTTATGAGCCAAAACAATTCTAGCAAATCCATCAAAACTGGGCTTTACGCTGCCGTAGTAGTATTTTTAGCCTACACCATGATTTTTGGCTATCGCAAAACTTTTACCGTGGCCACCTTCGATGGCTTAACCTTGGCAGGCTACAGCTACAAAACAATTTTGGTGATTAGCCAAATGCTGGGTTATTTACTCGCCAAGTTCTATGGCATCAAATACATTTCAGAACTTAAACGAACTGGCAGAGGAAAAATCATTCTTTTATTAACTGGAATTTCTTGGTTAAGCTGGTTACTTTTTGCGGTGATCCCCATGCCTTACAATATCGTTTTTCTATTTGTAAATGGTTTTCCATTGGGGATGCTTTGGGGCGTAGTTTTTTCTTACGTAGAAGGAAGAAGAAGTACCGATTTTATTGGCGCCACTTTAGCAGTAAGTTTCATTTTTGCTTCGGGTTTTGTAAAATCTGTTGGAGCTTGGTTAATGGCTGAGTTTGGCATTTCTGAGTTTTGGATGCCTTTTTACACTGGTTTGGTATTTTGCATTCCACTGGTGTTTTTTGTTTTCCTGATGGAGAAAATACCGCAGCCGAGCGAAGAAGACATCGAATACAGAGCTGAACGTGTAGCCATGACTACCGAAGATAGAAA from Pedobacter sp. SL55 includes these protein-coding regions:
- a CDS encoding sensor histidine kinase → MNTSTGKFQRIANVKDNKGTIGSAEIIALAYDATGTLWVGSMNGITTLKSKDGVYPSQTTRSPINDALKNKGILHLFADSKENLWIGTSTGLYRYNLNKKQLTSFNEANNSDSLQSDYINCVTENANGELLIGTNSGGLSIYDTKRNTFKTFTENDGLVNNNVLGIIEDNSGNLWISTANGLSEFNPKTKRFRNYTKSDGLAGNEFNNRSYFKDSSGEIFFGGINGLTSFYPTEIQSNNYISPLVFTGLRLFNKPVNVDEENGILKNNLNLTEELDFSYDQNNFTLEFSLLNYVKPDKNKYAYKLEGYDKEWKFDSTPIASYTNLPSGNYRFVVKGINNDGIPGSAIRALKIHINPAPWLSWWAYLGYAIVLSGILFLTLRYFFIRALLKRTENVQQMKLKFFTHVSHEIRTPLTLILGPLESLLKNTAHLPELHQQVVPIKNNADRLLRLITELMDFRKTETGNMKLHLEELDIVQFIQYIFNAFKDLATSKHINYRIETPAQPIQVWIDRVQLEKVFFNLLSNAFKFTSDNGMISVTVKDIEQQVSIEIRDNGIGIPESSKDKLFSDFFQIDTLARGILVRVLAWHYLKV
- a CDS encoding glycoside hydrolase family 88 protein produces the protein MNIGEFKITKATKRIAFYLLLFFTCTHVKSQNSSDDMRQLIDKQFKFAERQYRILASNTPMGRMPKTFYAKSNKFETSDTKWWCSGFYPGSLLYIYEYTKDQSVLKEAEQRLATLEKEKHYTGNHDLGFMMYCSFGNAYRLTKIPEYKKTIDTAAASLVTRYRPDAKVIQSWNSNKSWKGPVIIDNLMNLELLLWVAQNGGDQKYREIALNHANATLANHFRPDFSSYHVVDYDMLNGKVIKKGTAQGAGDETAWSRGQGWALYGYTLMYRFTKDKQYLNFAQNIAKYILNNPTLPADKIPYWDFNAKEIPNTYRDASAAAVIASALLELGQYSSAKTKKYYVAQAKEMLVSLSSDKYTAQEGTNGGFLLKHSTGALPLKSEIDVPLTYADYYYLEALMRYKNWYL
- the hemW gene encoding radical SAM family heme chaperone HemW; translation: MAGIYIHIPFCKKACTYCDFHFTTSTKYLNEMVKAICKEIIFKKNRLAQQQIGSIYFGGGTPSVLPTAALQQILATIENHFSISSDAEITLEANPDDLTALKIAELRKLPVNRFSIGTQSFFNEDLVWMNRAHNAQEATDCIKRSQDAGFENLTIDLIYGYPLLTNEKWKTNIQTAIELQVPHLSAYSLTVEAKTALANAIEKGKQPDISDEQSAEQFMMLVDTVTASGFEHYEISNYSLPGKYAVHNTNYWRGVAYLGIGPSAHGFDGHDRYINIANNAKYMESLFKGELLETVEQLSSTDKFNEYVMTSLRTMWGLNLEKVASDFGKNYVDQIQKLMKNFVADGQLLNEGNVIKLTNKGKLFADGIAAAFFVDEEDFN
- a CDS encoding DNA-binding response regulator yields the protein MAINADYEETNSTPTNSLYQVNVPKNTVTEVTGAGAVFEETILIVEDNPEIRQMLRGFLSPFYHVVEAENGQIGWETATELLPDLVICDIMMPVMNGLELCGSLKTDERTAHIPVILLTAMDSHLQMVDGLETGADIYITKPFSTELLLLNVRNLLQARKMMRKKFTEEVNLKPQDITINKADHDFMLKVVQFVDDKMADQHFVIQDLANEVGMSQPVLYKKIRAVTDLSVNDFIKSIRLKKALSLLETNQYNISEISYLVGFNDAKYFSREFKKQFGYTPTEYLKKIQSNNDTVS
- a CDS encoding sugar O-acetyltransferase; protein product: MEEKKMSEKEKMLAGKAYQAGDNELANDRLKAREIVFEFNNLPPKQIKQRKQLIKKLFGKTETMFYVEPPFRCDYGYNIEIGDHFYSNFNLTILDCAKVTIGSHAFIGPNVAIYTAGHPLHQHLRDQEHEWAQPITIGDSVWLGGNVVINPGVTIGSNVVIGSGSVVTKDIPDNVFAAGNPCKVIRAITDADKDFYYKNYKLGE
- a CDS encoding DUF433 domain-containing protein; protein product: MENFATYINIDPNIRFGKPCIKGTRISIQDILGWLASGMSNEEILSDFPQLESNTLKLH
- a CDS encoding DUF3050 domain-containing protein, which translates into the protein MNSQIEKINQQAAQLKAQIVNHKVYTQIGDLPALRIFMEHHIYAVWDFMSLLKALQINLTCTTLPWFPVGNAKTRQLINEIVAGEESDLDADGGIKSHFELYLDAMEQVGANTKPITTFISALQNGATFQEAYAQAEVPLAAQQFMDSTFAVINAGKNHATAAAFTFGREDLIPNMFHTMVNDLNSKHPDQVTIFKYYLDRHIEVDGDHHSHLALTMTSELCKTEEAWNEAAAVVKEALQQRIALWDAALEEIENVVMTA
- a CDS encoding DUF5615 family PIN-like protein; the encoded protein is MKILLDANISFKLKFKLSKYFTEVEHVERINIQQPATDNDIWQWAKSKNAIIITNDDDFYHFSNLYGFPPKVILLRTGNQSTNHLGEISEKHIQDMINLSEDTETGLLEIFDQQNSYQKFRLSSM
- a CDS encoding SDR family oxidoreductase, which produces MKDKVIWITGASSGIGEALVYELANAGAKLIISSRNRDELFRVKQKCRNQIDTHVLSLDLEDSESLPKKAEEAIRIYGRIDILINSGGISQRALALATDLKTEKRFMDINFWGTVILSKAVLPQMIRQDSGSIVCVSSLVGKFGTSLRSAYSASKHALHGYFESLRIELDSTNIHILLACPGFIKTNVTINALTADGSKQGTMDQAQENGMPAAECAKQIIKAIQKKKDEVYIGGKEVKGVLLKRLFPSYFTKIIKKAKVT
- a CDS encoding DUF5690 family protein, whose amino-acid sequence is MSQNNSSKSIKTGLYAAVVVFLAYTMIFGYRKTFTVATFDGLTLAGYSYKTILVISQMLGYLLAKFYGIKYISELKRTGRGKIILLLTGISWLSWLLFAVIPMPYNIVFLFVNGFPLGMLWGVVFSYVEGRRSTDFIGATLAVSFIFASGFVKSVGAWLMAEFGISEFWMPFYTGLVFCIPLVFFVFLMEKIPQPSEEDIEYRAERVAMTTEDRKKFIRDFLGGIIACVIIYCFATIFRDIRDNFSAEMWKEMGFFNQPALFSKTETPITIIVLVLIGSMVMIKNNFLALKTAHWFIVIGFVIAGVSTLIFKYNQLSPIAWMTLVGLGLYMVYIPFNAIFFDRLISTFKYASNVGFLIYIADAFGYVGSIGVLLSKEIFKVKLNWVTFFSSSVMILSVVGVLLTFYSLYYFSKKYRKMISK
- a CDS encoding ligand-binding sensor domain-containing protein, which encodes MRFNSSVGIFFFLLSINVLFSAKAQRNLNFSNLTVENGLSQNSVMAITQDSTGVIWLGTRQGINRYDGYHFKNYSKSNTDKKGNEQEEITSLITDYTGTLWAGTDTGLQKYNLKKDRFEKLAQLNNELIELLYQDDDKNLWIGTQKGLKLLIDRNQHKFKTFLFSKKAEDPINSVFAICKDKTGHIWVGTGNGLIQATYRKGIFSFKKINFLTQPISGYITAIAKDKNQHTWVGTTNGLYLLNNKGQLSRTFFHTEGIVNSLVHNDIRELMPSDDGTLWIGTQNGLSIFNPSTRFIQQLPA